A genomic stretch from Flavobacterium humidisoli includes:
- the trpS gene encoding tryptophan--tRNA ligase, translated as MAKILTGVQSTGTPHLGNLLGAIIPAIELSNDPANESYLFIADLHSITQIKDGKTLRENTYSTAAAWLACGLNPEKVTFYRQSDVVQTTELTWYLSCFFPFQRLTLAHSFKDKADRLDDVNAGLFTYPMLMAADILLYDAEFVPVGKDQLQHLEITRDVAARFNHQMGETFVLPEAKIQEDIMLIPGTNGGKMSKSANNIINIFLDDKTLRKQVMSIETDSTPLEAPKNPDTCNAFAIYSLLANEEQIAQMRANYLGGNYGYGHAKQALFELIIEKFKTEREKYNYYINNLEEVDALLKKGAAKASVIADGVLAKVREVLGFQK; from the coding sequence CCGGCAATCGAATTATCAAACGATCCAGCAAATGAATCTTATTTGTTTATTGCCGATTTGCATTCAATCACTCAGATTAAAGACGGAAAAACTTTAAGAGAAAACACCTATAGCACAGCTGCGGCTTGGCTTGCGTGTGGATTAAATCCTGAAAAAGTGACATTTTACAGACAATCTGATGTTGTCCAAACTACTGAACTAACATGGTATTTGAGCTGTTTTTTCCCATTTCAAAGATTGACATTAGCACATTCTTTCAAAGATAAAGCCGATCGTTTAGACGATGTTAATGCTGGACTTTTTACTTATCCAATGTTAATGGCAGCCGACATTTTACTTTATGATGCAGAATTTGTTCCTGTTGGAAAAGATCAGTTGCAGCATTTGGAAATTACTCGTGATGTTGCCGCTCGTTTTAACCATCAAATGGGTGAAACATTTGTTCTTCCTGAAGCTAAAATTCAAGAAGACATTATGCTTATTCCAGGAACAAACGGAGGAAAAATGAGTAAATCTGCTAACAATATCATCAATATATTCTTGGATGATAAAACGTTACGCAAGCAAGTCATGAGTATTGAAACAGACAGTACGCCGCTTGAAGCTCCAAAAAATCCAGATACTTGTAATGCATTTGCAATCTATTCTTTGCTAGCAAATGAAGAACAAATTGCACAAATGAGAGCAAACTATTTAGGCGGAAACTATGGTTATGGTCATGCCAAACAAGCTCTTTTTGAATTGATTATAGAGAAATTTAAAACAGAAAGAGAAAAATATAATTACTACATCAATAACCTTGAAGAAGTTGACGCTTTGTTGAAGAAAGGCGCTGCAAAAGCTTCTGTAATTGCTGATGGTGTTTTGGCAAAGGTTAGAGAAGTTTTGGGATTTCAAAAATAA